The Streptomyces sp. NBC_01244 genome contains a region encoding:
- a CDS encoding LCP family protein: MRHSSVQGEGAPDRAGDGISGAGTRPTATSAVPAPRSGSGHRRAGRGSGGASGSGSGNRPTRRGRRRVLRWAASIVALLILVTAAAGYLYYRHLNGNIRSGQRLSGDSGVARTEADAAGRRPINILMLGSDSRDKPENEALGGASDSVGSARADVQMLIHISADRKNASVTSVPRDTIVDIPECTDPKTGEKFKAVKAMINESFGRGGAGCTLATWEKLSNIYIDHWMTIDFTGVVSMADAIGGVDVCVNQNVFDQSKPGSGTGGSGLKLEAGTTRIQGKQALQWLRTRHAFGSDMGRAKAQHMYMNSMMRGLKGQNAFTDLPRLTGLAEAATKALQVSEEIGSVKKLLDLALLLKEVPVNRLTTATIPVLPAPWDKDRLIVNPTDAPKVWELLRKDVAMDKNGDPAPAASGSPSAPAPTPQPSSAPPASAPAKIAVQVVNGTGVGAQPVGKRATAIAGQLVAKGFTLAKADGALTPEKATVVRYATDAQAADAQSVAAALGIPGTSVQKSATAAKITVLVGADWREGTVYPQQAPPEAGDVPESADVLNGTDTSCMDIYEPFRW, encoded by the coding sequence GTGAGGCACAGCAGCGTGCAAGGGGAGGGGGCGCCGGACCGGGCCGGCGACGGCATATCCGGCGCCGGCACCCGTCCGACGGCCACCAGCGCCGTACCGGCGCCGAGGTCGGGCTCCGGTCACCGCCGCGCCGGTCGCGGGAGCGGCGGTGCCAGCGGCAGTGGCAGCGGCAACCGGCCGACCCGGCGGGGGCGACGCCGCGTACTGCGCTGGGCGGCCTCCATCGTGGCGCTGCTCATACTCGTGACGGCGGCGGCCGGTTACCTCTACTACCGCCACCTCAACGGCAACATCCGCAGCGGCCAGCGCCTGAGCGGCGACAGCGGGGTCGCCAGGACCGAGGCCGACGCCGCGGGCCGGCGCCCGATCAACATCCTGATGCTCGGCTCCGACAGCCGCGACAAGCCGGAGAACGAGGCACTCGGCGGGGCCTCGGACAGCGTCGGCTCCGCACGGGCCGACGTACAGATGCTGATCCACATCTCGGCCGACCGGAAGAACGCCTCGGTGACCTCCGTTCCGCGCGACACCATCGTGGACATCCCGGAGTGCACCGACCCCAAGACGGGCGAGAAGTTCAAGGCCGTCAAGGCGATGATCAACGAGAGCTTCGGGCGCGGGGGTGCCGGCTGCACCCTGGCCACCTGGGAGAAGCTGTCCAACATCTACATCGACCACTGGATGACGATCGACTTCACCGGTGTCGTGAGCATGGCCGACGCGATCGGCGGCGTCGACGTCTGCGTCAACCAGAACGTCTTCGACCAGTCGAAGCCGGGGTCGGGGACGGGCGGTTCCGGCCTCAAGCTGGAGGCGGGCACCACCAGGATCCAGGGCAAGCAGGCGCTCCAGTGGCTGCGCACCCGGCACGCCTTCGGCAGTGACATGGGCCGCGCCAAGGCGCAGCACATGTACATGAACTCGATGATGCGCGGCCTCAAGGGCCAGAACGCCTTCACCGACCTCCCGCGCCTCACCGGCCTGGCGGAGGCGGCGACGAAGGCGCTGCAGGTGTCGGAGGAGATCGGGTCGGTCAAGAAGCTCCTCGACCTCGCCCTGCTGCTCAAGGAGGTGCCGGTCAACCGCCTCACGACGGCCACGATCCCGGTGCTGCCGGCCCCTTGGGACAAGGACCGGCTGATCGTCAACCCCACGGACGCCCCGAAGGTGTGGGAGCTGCTCCGCAAGGACGTCGCCATGGACAAGAACGGCGACCCGGCGCCGGCCGCGAGCGGATCGCCGTCGGCCCCCGCGCCGACCCCGCAGCCGTCCTCCGCGCCGCCGGCCTCCGCCCCCGCGAAGATCGCCGTACAGGTGGTCAACGGCACGGGTGTCGGGGCGCAGCCGGTGGGCAAGCGGGCCACGGCCATCGCGGGCCAGCTCGTCGCCAAGGGGTTCACCCTGGCCAAGGCGGACGGCGCGCTCACCCCCGAGAAGGCGACCGTCGTCCGCTATGCCACGGACGCCCAGGCGGCCGACGCGCAGAGCGTGGCCGCGGCGCTCGGGATCCCGGGCACCTCCGTGCAGAAGTCGGCCACGGCGGCCAAGATCACGGTGCTGGTGGGCGCGGACTGGCGCGAGGGCACCGTCTACCCGCAGCAGGCGCCGCCCGAGGCCGGCGACGTCCCGGAGTCGGCCGACGTGCTCAACGGCACGGACACCAGCTGCATGGACATCTACGAGCCGTTCCGCTGGTGA
- a CDS encoding glycosyltransferase family 2 protein: MPAQQPAVSVIMPVLDEERHLRDSVHHILGQEYGGEMEVVIALGPSKDRTDEIAAELVREDPRVHTVPNPTGRTPAALNAAIQASHHPIVVRVDGHGMLSPNYIATAVRLLEETGAQNVGGIMHAEGENPWEDAVAAAMTSKIGVGNAAFHTGGKAGPADTVYLGVFRREALEAAGGYNVEFIRAQDWELNFRIREAGGLIWFSPELKVQYRPRPSVRALAKQYKDYGRWRHVVARYHSGSINLRYLAPPAAVCAIAAGLVVGAAVTPWAFLLPAGYLAAITAGSVPAGKGLSPGARLRIPVALATMHMCWGYGFLTSPRSLAAKVIASRRPSVSRDAAEL, translated from the coding sequence ATGCCCGCCCAGCAGCCCGCAGTCTCGGTGATCATGCCGGTACTCGACGAGGAGCGCCATCTGCGCGACTCGGTCCACCACATCCTCGGACAGGAGTACGGGGGTGAGATGGAAGTGGTGATCGCCCTCGGGCCCTCCAAGGACCGTACCGACGAGATCGCCGCCGAGCTGGTACGCGAAGACCCCAGGGTCCACACCGTCCCGAACCCCACCGGCCGTACCCCCGCCGCCCTCAACGCGGCCATCCAGGCCTCGCACCACCCGATCGTCGTGCGCGTCGACGGCCACGGCATGCTCTCCCCGAACTACATCGCCACCGCGGTCCGTCTCCTGGAGGAGACCGGCGCGCAGAACGTCGGCGGCATCATGCACGCCGAGGGCGAGAACCCCTGGGAGGACGCCGTCGCCGCCGCGATGACCTCGAAGATCGGCGTCGGCAACGCGGCCTTCCACACCGGCGGCAAGGCCGGCCCCGCCGACACCGTCTACCTCGGGGTGTTCCGGCGGGAGGCCCTGGAGGCCGCCGGCGGGTACAACGTGGAGTTCATCCGCGCCCAGGACTGGGAGCTGAACTTCCGCATCCGCGAGGCCGGCGGGCTGATCTGGTTCTCGCCGGAGCTGAAGGTCCAGTACCGACCGCGGCCCTCGGTGCGGGCGCTCGCCAAGCAGTACAAGGACTACGGGCGCTGGCGCCACGTGGTGGCCCGCTACCACTCGGGCTCCATCAACCTGCGCTACCTCGCCCCGCCCGCCGCCGTCTGCGCGATCGCCGCCGGTCTGGTCGTCGGAGCCGCCGTCACCCCGTGGGCCTTCCTCCTCCCGGCGGGCTACCTCGCGGCGATCACCGCCGGCTCCGTCCCGGCCGGAAAGGGGCTGTCGCCGGGGGCCCGGCTGCGGATCCCCGTCGCCCTGGCGACCATGCACATGTGCTGGGGCTACGGCTTCCTGACCAGCCCGCGCTCGCTCGCCGCCAAGGTCATCGCGAGCCGCCGCCCGTCGGTGAGCCGGGACGCCGCCGAGCTCTGA
- a CDS encoding LCP family protein: protein MPQPHRPTRPALPARSARPSQRAPRPGGAAGARAGGSRPADRPRWGVRIAAGLSVLVLGSGALGHAVMTGLDTGIQRVDPFKDMKNRPQAGHGVNFLLVGTDGRDKITAEEKREYRLGGAPCHCTDTVMLVHLSADRSRASVVSLPRDSFVELPAHVDGSSGKPHGAHPVKLNAAYAEGGPQLTVRTVENMTRVKIDHYLEVDFTSFMKTVDAMGGVEICTAKTMKDPNTGLDLLPGTHRLSGGQALQYVRSRHVDGASDLGRMQRQQRFIAALIKQATGGGVLLNPVKFKQVSSTLLSSVRADRGFGSEQMLALGQAMRDFTPSSSEFASVPVGNPSFAVKGIGSTVKWDEGKAAKLFQALREDRPMAPPPAATPGRTVRRQPAVPVDVPPGRVRVQVENGTRIDGLGTRVDSALRATGFNTTRAPGNGASRDVKRTVITYDPRWDRSARTVSTALPGSEMRAVRGQGRTVVVIAGADYRKVVAVRAEDPYQGEFGVVTGDQVVCGGG from the coding sequence GTGCCCCAGCCGCACCGTCCCACCCGACCCGCCCTGCCCGCCCGGTCCGCCCGGCCGTCGCAGCGCGCGCCGCGGCCAGGCGGTGCGGCCGGAGCGCGGGCCGGCGGGAGCCGGCCGGCGGACAGACCCCGCTGGGGGGTCCGGATCGCCGCCGGGCTGTCGGTGCTCGTCCTGGGATCGGGGGCCCTCGGGCACGCCGTGATGACCGGGCTGGACACCGGGATCCAGCGCGTGGACCCCTTCAAGGACATGAAGAACCGCCCCCAGGCCGGGCACGGGGTGAACTTCCTGCTCGTCGGCACCGACGGCCGCGACAAGATCACCGCCGAGGAGAAGCGCGAGTACCGCCTGGGCGGCGCGCCCTGCCACTGCACCGACACCGTCATGCTGGTCCACCTCTCGGCGGACCGGTCGCGGGCCAGTGTGGTCAGCCTCCCCCGCGACAGCTTCGTGGAGCTGCCCGCGCACGTGGACGGCTCCAGCGGCAAACCGCACGGGGCCCACCCCGTGAAGCTCAACGCCGCCTACGCCGAGGGCGGGCCCCAGCTGACCGTGCGCACCGTCGAGAACATGACCCGCGTGAAGATCGACCACTACCTGGAAGTCGACTTCACCAGCTTCATGAAGACGGTCGACGCCATGGGCGGCGTGGAGATCTGCACCGCCAAGACCATGAAGGACCCCAACACCGGCCTCGACCTGCTCCCCGGCACCCACCGGCTCAGTGGCGGCCAGGCCCTGCAGTACGTGCGCTCGCGCCATGTCGACGGGGCCTCGGACCTGGGCCGGATGCAGCGCCAGCAGCGGTTCATCGCCGCGCTGATCAAGCAGGCCACCGGCGGCGGGGTGCTGCTCAACCCCGTCAAGTTCAAGCAGGTCAGCTCCACCCTGCTGAGCTCGGTCCGGGCCGACAGGGGGTTCGGCTCGGAGCAGATGCTGGCGCTCGGGCAGGCGATGCGCGATTTCACCCCGTCCTCCTCGGAGTTCGCCTCCGTGCCCGTCGGCAACCCCTCCTTCGCGGTCAAGGGCATCGGCTCGACCGTGAAATGGGACGAGGGGAAGGCCGCCAAGCTCTTCCAGGCGCTGCGCGAGGACCGGCCGATGGCCCCGCCCCCGGCCGCGACCCCCGGACGGACGGTGCGCCGGCAGCCGGCGGTGCCGGTGGACGTGCCCCCGGGGCGGGTCCGGGTCCAGGTGGAGAACGGCACCCGGATCGACGGGCTGGGCACCCGGGTGGACTCGGCGCTGCGCGCCACCGGCTTCAACACCACCCGGGCCCCGGGGAACGGCGCGAGCCGGGACGTCAAGCGCACGGTGATCACGTACGACCCGCGCTGGGATCGGTCGGCCCGTACGGTGTCCACCGCGCTTCCCGGCAGTGAGATGCGGGCCGTGCGGGGGCAGGGGCGGACCGTCGTGGTGATCGCGGGCGCCGATTACCGCAAGGTGGTGGCGGTGCGCGCGGAGGATCCGTACCAGGGCGAGTTCGGTGTGGTCACCGGTGACCAGGTGGTCTGCGGCGGCGGCTGA
- a CDS encoding SGNH/GDSL hydrolase family protein, translated as MNRRSAVFAGVAGLAGLAVAVPLLTAASDQNPTPAVPPSPTASPEASSGTRPPRTVRVMPLGASTTAGVGSSDFGGYRLPLGRLVAGHSGYAMDFVGSRAQGPMDDNEHEGHPGYTVGRIRAGVDRWIAAAKPDVVLLHIGLNNLNRGGDPDRAADEAEDLVDRIFTLRPGATVIMQGLVPSTPGSKDQDISEPIAAYNRRLKQIEAREQGAGRHFTFVKAPWLTPAERADASMPAELADGLHPNDTGYAKVADAFYGAMERAHADGWFG; from the coding sequence ATGAATCGCCGCTCTGCCGTGTTCGCAGGCGTCGCCGGACTCGCAGGTCTCGCCGTGGCGGTCCCGCTGCTGACGGCGGCCTCCGACCAGAACCCCACCCCCGCGGTCCCGCCGTCCCCGACCGCCTCCCCCGAGGCCTCCTCCGGCACGCGCCCGCCCCGCACGGTCCGCGTCATGCCCCTCGGCGCCTCGACCACCGCGGGCGTGGGGAGCTCCGACTTCGGCGGCTACCGGCTGCCGCTGGGGCGCCTGGTCGCCGGCCACTCGGGGTACGCCATGGACTTCGTGGGATCCCGGGCACAGGGCCCCATGGACGACAACGAGCACGAAGGGCACCCCGGATACACCGTCGGCCGGATCCGGGCCGGCGTCGACCGGTGGATCGCGGCCGCCAAACCGGACGTGGTCCTGCTCCACATCGGCCTCAACAACCTGAACCGCGGCGGCGACCCCGACCGGGCCGCGGACGAGGCCGAGGACCTGGTCGACCGGATCTTCACCCTGCGCCCGGGGGCCACCGTCATCATGCAGGGCCTGGTCCCCTCGACCCCCGGCTCGAAGGACCAGGACATCTCCGAGCCGATCGCGGCCTACAACCGGCGCCTCAAGCAGATCGAGGCACGGGAGCAGGGGGCGGGCCGGCACTTCACGTTCGTCAAGGCTCCCTGGCTGACACCCGCGGAACGGGCGGACGCCTCCATGCCCGCCGAGCTCGCCGACGGCCTGCACCCGAACGACACCGGGTACGCGAAGGTGGCGGACGCCTTCTACGGAGCGATGGAGCGGGCCCACGCGGACGGCTGGTTCGGCTGA
- a CDS encoding acyl-CoA thioesterase, giving the protein MTEIPGEPVGKPISASRTTLSHIMTANDTNLLGTVHGGVIMKLVDDAAGAVAGRHSGGPAVTASMDEMAFLAPVRVGDLVHVKAQCNWTGRSSMEIGVRVLAERWNESTPATQVGSAYLVFTAVDAEGKPRQVPQVIRETERDERRYQEAQIRRTHRLARRQAIRDLREERTAQGLDADV; this is encoded by the coding sequence ATGACAGAGATACCGGGCGAGCCGGTGGGAAAGCCGATCTCGGCTTCCCGCACCACCCTGAGCCACATCATGACCGCCAACGACACCAACCTCCTCGGCACGGTGCACGGCGGCGTGATCATGAAGCTGGTGGACGACGCGGCGGGCGCCGTGGCCGGCCGCCACTCCGGGGGCCCGGCCGTCACCGCCTCCATGGACGAGATGGCCTTCCTCGCCCCCGTCCGCGTCGGTGACCTCGTCCACGTCAAGGCCCAGTGCAACTGGACCGGCCGCTCCTCCATGGAGATCGGCGTACGGGTCCTCGCGGAGCGGTGGAACGAGTCCACCCCCGCCACCCAGGTCGGCAGCGCCTACCTCGTCTTCACCGCGGTCGACGCCGAGGGCAAGCCCCGTCAGGTCCCGCAGGTGATCCGGGAGACCGAGCGGGACGAGCGGCGCTACCAGGAGGCCCAGATCCGGCGCACCCACCGGCTCGCCCGCCGCCAAGCCATCCGCGACCTTCGGGAAGAACGGACCGCACAGGGGCTGGACGCCGACGTCTAG
- a CDS encoding LCP family protein has protein sequence MSDWDGWSGEQDQRGRRDDGYGRGSGQAEPEGARRMRHVQRPGPGPQASRQQPVQPQQPPRRPAQPPAGAPYVPPQQDGSYSGGAGGGFDSGYNTGQVYGGGSGRPPAGPRGRGPGGPGGPARPAGPAPDWRRRIKIGSIVLVSGLLVTGIGTYFWADSNVRREVDLSKVIERPKEGDCTTYLIVGSDSREGMSAEDKKKLHTGSAEGKRTDSMMILAKCSSGNTMISLPRDSDVEIPSFVGSDSGTKYPGKGKRTKLNAAYAEDGPELLVRTVEFNTGLRIDHYAEIGFAGFANIVDALGGVELNIEKGFKDEKSGADFKEGTQTLNGEQSLAYVRTRYAFAESDLQRTKNQQKFLSALAGQAATPTTILNPFSLYPVLGAGLDTLIVDKDMGLYDMGSMFFAMKGISGGDGVSMNMPISGQRGGNLVWDKAKVKQLVQQIQKDEKVTVRGN, from the coding sequence ATGAGTGACTGGGACGGGTGGAGCGGCGAGCAGGACCAGCGCGGCCGCCGCGATGACGGGTACGGCCGCGGCAGCGGCCAGGCGGAGCCGGAAGGCGCGCGGCGGATGAGGCACGTCCAGCGGCCCGGTCCCGGCCCCCAGGCGTCCCGGCAGCAGCCGGTGCAGCCCCAGCAGCCCCCGCGCCGCCCGGCCCAGCCGCCGGCCGGGGCCCCTTACGTGCCTCCGCAGCAGGACGGCTCGTACAGCGGTGGCGCCGGCGGCGGCTTCGACAGCGGCTACAACACCGGCCAGGTCTACGGCGGCGGCAGCGGCCGCCCGCCCGCCGGGCCGCGCGGGCGCGGACCGGGTGGCCCCGGCGGCCCGGCCCGGCCCGCGGGACCGGCCCCGGACTGGCGCAGGCGGATCAAGATCGGCTCGATCGTGCTGGTCTCCGGCCTGCTCGTGACGGGCATCGGCACGTACTTCTGGGCCGACTCCAACGTGCGCCGCGAGGTCGACCTCTCCAAGGTCATCGAGCGCCCGAAGGAAGGCGACTGCACGACCTACCTGATCGTGGGCTCCGACAGCCGTGAGGGCATGTCCGCCGAGGACAAGAAGAAGCTCCACACCGGCTCGGCCGAGGGCAAGCGCACCGACTCGATGATGATCCTCGCGAAGTGCTCCAGCGGGAACACGATGATCTCCCTGCCGCGCGACTCGGACGTGGAGATCCCGTCCTTCGTCGGCTCGGATTCGGGCACGAAGTACCCGGGCAAGGGCAAGCGGACCAAGCTGAACGCGGCCTACGCCGAGGACGGCCCGGAGCTGCTGGTGCGGACGGTGGAGTTCAACACCGGCCTGCGCATCGACCACTACGCGGAGATCGGCTTCGCCGGCTTCGCGAACATCGTGGACGCGCTGGGCGGGGTGGAGCTGAACATCGAGAAGGGGTTCAAGGACGAGAAGTCCGGGGCCGACTTCAAGGAGGGCACCCAGACGCTGAACGGCGAGCAGTCGCTGGCCTACGTACGGACCCGCTACGCCTTCGCCGAGTCGGACCTGCAGCGGACCAAGAACCAGCAGAAGTTCCTGTCGGCGCTGGCCGGCCAGGCGGCGACCCCGACGACGATCCTGAACCCGTTCTCGCTGTACCCGGTGCTGGGCGCGGGTCTGGACACGCTGATCGTGGACAAGGACATGGGCCTGTACGACATGGGGTCGATGTTCTTCGCGATGAAGGGCATCAGCGGCGGTGACGGCGTGTCCATGAACATGCCGATCTCCGGTCAGCGCGGCGGCAACCTCGTCTGGGACAAGGCGAAGGTGAAGCAGCTGGTCCAGCAGATCCAGAAGGACGAGAAGGTCACCGTCCGCGGGAACTGA
- a CDS encoding NDP-sugar synthase, translating to MTEAILLVGGQGTRLRPVTVNTPKPMVHTAGVPFLAHQIARAAAAGVTHIVMATCYLAEVFEPYFGDGSDFGVHLEYVVEDEPLGTGGAIRNAARLLTGGPDSSVLVFNGDILTGLDIAGLVESHKAADADVSLHLVRVDDPRAFGLVPTDAQGRVLAFTEKPQTPEEIITDQINAGCYVFRRSVIDTIPAGRSVSVERETFPGLLASGATLHGVTENTYWMDLGKPEAIIQASADLVRGVVPSPAVPGRRGESLVLPGAHVAAGAKLSGGTVVGAGARVEAGAVVQGSIVLADAVVGPDAQVSASLIGAGASVGARTVVDAAVIGDGAVVGADNELRAGARVWCGARLPDAAIRFSSDA from the coding sequence ATGACGGAAGCGATCCTGCTGGTCGGCGGACAGGGGACGCGGCTGCGCCCCGTCACGGTGAACACGCCGAAGCCGATGGTCCACACGGCAGGTGTTCCCTTCCTAGCCCACCAGATAGCCCGCGCCGCCGCCGCAGGCGTCACGCACATCGTGATGGCCACCTGCTACCTCGCCGAGGTCTTCGAGCCCTACTTCGGGGACGGGTCGGACTTCGGCGTCCACCTGGAGTACGTGGTCGAGGACGAGCCCCTCGGCACCGGCGGCGCCATCCGCAACGCGGCGCGGCTGCTCACCGGCGGCCCGGACTCCTCCGTGCTCGTCTTCAACGGGGACATCCTCACCGGCCTGGACATCGCCGGGCTCGTGGAATCGCACAAGGCGGCCGACGCCGACGTCTCCCTGCACCTGGTCCGGGTCGACGACCCGCGCGCCTTCGGCCTGGTCCCCACCGACGCCCAGGGGCGGGTGCTGGCCTTCACCGAGAAGCCGCAGACGCCCGAGGAGATCATCACCGACCAGATCAACGCCGGCTGCTACGTCTTCCGGCGCAGCGTGATCGACACGATCCCGGCCGGCCGGTCCGTTTCCGTGGAGCGCGAGACCTTCCCCGGTCTGCTCGCCTCCGGGGCCACCCTGCACGGGGTCACCGAGAACACGTACTGGATGGACCTCGGCAAGCCGGAGGCGATCATCCAGGCCTCCGCCGACCTGGTCCGCGGTGTCGTCCCCTCCCCGGCCGTCCCCGGACGCCGCGGCGAGTCCCTCGTCCTGCCCGGAGCCCACGTGGCGGCCGGGGCCAAGCTGTCGGGGGGCACCGTCGTGGGCGCCGGGGCCCGCGTCGAGGCGGGCGCGGTCGTCCAGGGCTCCATCGTGCTGGCGGACGCGGTCGTCGGCCCCGACGCCCAGGTGTCCGCCAGTCTGATCGGCGCCGGCGCCTCGGTGGGCGCGCGGACCGTGGTGGACGCCGCCGTCATCGGTGACGGAGCCGTCGTGGGCGCCGACAACGAGCTCCGCGCCGGAGCCCGGGTCTGGTGCGGGGCGCGGCTGCCCGACGCGGCGATCCGGTTCTCCTCCGACGCCTGA
- a CDS encoding acyl-CoA dehydrogenase family protein: MAGSADFDLYRPAEEHDMLRESVRALAEAKIMPFAAAVDEESRFPQEALDALVASDLHAVHVPESYGGAGADALATVIVIEEVARVCASSSLIPAVNKLGSLPVILSGSEELKAKYLGPLAKGDAMFSYALSEPDAGSDAAGMKTRAVRDGDFWVLNGVKRWITNAGVSEYYTVMAVTDPEKRSKGISAFVVEKSDEGVSFGAPEKKLGIKGSPTREVYLDNVRIPADRMIGAEGTGFATAMKTLDHTRITIAAQALGIAQGALDYAKGYVQERKQFGKPIGDFQGVQFMLADMAMKIEAARQLTYAAAARSERVSGGGPHEDLTFFGAAAKCFASDVAMEVTTDAVQLLGGYGYTRDYPVERMMRDAKITQIYEGTNQVQRIVMARNLP, translated from the coding sequence TTGGCGGGTTCTGCCGACTTCGACCTGTACCGCCCGGCCGAGGAGCACGACATGCTCCGCGAGTCCGTCCGCGCGCTCGCCGAGGCGAAGATCATGCCCTTCGCCGCCGCGGTCGACGAGGAGTCCCGCTTCCCGCAGGAGGCCCTGGACGCCCTCGTCGCCAGCGACCTGCACGCCGTCCACGTGCCCGAGAGCTACGGCGGCGCGGGCGCCGACGCCCTCGCCACCGTGATCGTGATCGAGGAGGTGGCCCGCGTCTGCGCGTCCTCCTCCCTCATCCCCGCGGTCAACAAGCTCGGTTCGCTCCCGGTGATCCTTTCCGGATCCGAGGAGCTCAAGGCCAAGTACCTCGGCCCGCTGGCCAAGGGCGACGCGATGTTCTCGTACGCCCTCTCCGAGCCCGACGCGGGCTCGGACGCCGCGGGCATGAAGACCCGCGCCGTGCGCGACGGGGACTTCTGGGTGCTCAACGGCGTCAAGCGCTGGATCACCAACGCCGGCGTCTCCGAGTACTACACGGTCATGGCCGTCACGGACCCGGAGAAGCGCTCCAAGGGCATCAGCGCCTTCGTCGTCGAGAAGTCGGACGAGGGCGTCTCCTTCGGTGCTCCGGAGAAGAAGCTCGGCATCAAGGGCTCCCCGACGCGCGAGGTCTACCTCGACAACGTCCGCATCCCCGCCGACCGCATGATCGGCGCCGAGGGCACCGGATTCGCCACCGCGATGAAGACCCTCGACCACACCCGCATCACCATCGCCGCCCAGGCGCTGGGCATCGCCCAGGGCGCCCTGGACTACGCCAAGGGCTACGTCCAGGAGCGCAAGCAGTTCGGCAAGCCGATCGGCGACTTCCAGGGCGTGCAGTTCATGCTCGCGGACATGGCCATGAAGATCGAGGCCGCCCGCCAGCTGACCTACGCGGCGGCGGCCCGCTCGGAGCGCGTCTCCGGCGGCGGCCCGCACGAGGACCTCACCTTCTTCGGCGCCGCGGCCAAGTGCTTCGCCTCGGACGTGGCCATGGAGGTCACCACGGACGCGGTCCAGCTCCTCGGCGGCTACGGCTACACCCGGGACTACCCGGTGGAGCGCATGATGCGCGACGCGAAGATCACCCAGATCTACGAGGGCACGAACCAGGTCCAGCGCATCGTCATGGCCCGCAACCTGCCGTAG
- a CDS encoding UDP-glucose dehydrogenase family protein: MAPLKITVIGTGYLGATHAAAMAELGFEVLGLDVVPEKIAMLAAGRVPMYEPGLEDLLAAHVAGLPGSTGRLRFTTSWEEVGAFGDVHFVCVNTPQKHGEYACDMSYVDSAVESLAPHLTRPALVVGKSTVPVGSAERLAAKLTALAPAGEEIELAWNPEFLREGFAVQDTLHPDRIVIGVDGERGERAEKVLREVYATPMGEGTPLVVTDFPTAELVKTAANSFLATKISFINAMAEVCEAAGGDVVKLAEAIGHDERIGKKFLRAGIGFGGGCLPKDIRAFMARAGELGADQALTFLREVDSINMRRRGHMVELARDAVGGSFLGKRVAVLGATFKPDSDDVRDSPALNVAGQIHLQGGQVTVYDPKGMDNARRVFPTLGYAGSALDAARGAEVVLHLTEWREFRDLDPAALGEVVTDRLVLDGRNALDPERWRAAGWTYRAMGRPRA, encoded by the coding sequence ATGGCCCCCCTCAAGATCACTGTGATCGGCACCGGATACCTCGGCGCAACGCACGCCGCGGCAATGGCGGAGCTGGGGTTCGAGGTGCTCGGACTGGACGTGGTGCCGGAGAAGATCGCCATGCTGGCCGCCGGCCGCGTCCCCATGTACGAGCCGGGGCTGGAGGATCTGCTGGCCGCGCACGTGGCCGGACTGCCGGGCTCCACGGGCCGGCTGCGCTTCACGACCTCCTGGGAGGAGGTCGGCGCCTTCGGCGACGTCCACTTCGTCTGCGTGAACACCCCGCAGAAGCACGGCGAGTACGCCTGCGACATGAGTTACGTCGACTCCGCCGTGGAATCGCTCGCCCCGCACCTGACGCGGCCCGCCCTGGTCGTCGGCAAGTCGACCGTGCCCGTCGGCTCCGCCGAGCGCCTCGCCGCGAAGCTGACCGCGCTCGCCCCGGCCGGCGAGGAGATCGAGCTCGCCTGGAACCCGGAATTCCTGCGCGAGGGCTTCGCCGTCCAGGACACCCTGCACCCGGACCGGATCGTCATCGGGGTCGACGGCGAACGCGGCGAACGCGCCGAGAAGGTCCTGCGGGAGGTCTACGCGACCCCCATGGGCGAGGGAACCCCGCTGGTCGTCACCGACTTCCCCACCGCCGAACTCGTCAAGACCGCCGCCAACTCCTTCCTCGCCACGAAGATCTCCTTCATCAACGCGATGGCCGAGGTCTGCGAGGCCGCCGGCGGCGACGTGGTGAAGCTGGCCGAGGCCATCGGCCACGACGAGCGCATCGGGAAGAAGTTCCTGCGCGCCGGCATCGGTTTCGGCGGGGGCTGCCTGCCCAAGGACATCCGCGCGTTCATGGCGCGGGCCGGCGAGCTCGGTGCCGACCAGGCCCTGACCTTCCTGCGCGAGGTCGACTCCATCAACATGCGCCGCCGCGGCCACATGGTCGAGCTGGCCCGCGACGCCGTCGGCGGTTCCTTCCTCGGCAAGCGCGTCGCCGTCCTCGGCGCCACCTTCAAGCCGGACTCCGACGACGTCCGCGACTCCCCCGCGCTGAACGTGGCCGGCCAGATCCACCTCCAGGGCGGCCAGGTCACCGTCTACGACCCCAAGGGCATGGACAACGCCCGCCGCGTCTTCCCCACCCTCGGGTACGCCGGCTCCGCCCTGGACGCCGCCCGCGGCGCCGAGGTCGTGCTGCACCTCACCGAGTGGCGGGAGTTCCGCGACCTGGACCCCGCCGCCCTCGGCGAGGTCGTCACCGACCGGCTCGTCCTCGACGGCCGCAACGCCCTCGACCCCGAGCGGTGGCGCGCGGCCGGCTGGACCTACCGCGCGATGGGCCGCCCGCGCGCCTGA